The following proteins are encoded in a genomic region of Anabas testudineus chromosome 13, fAnaTes1.2, whole genome shotgun sequence:
- the rsf1a gene encoding remodeling and spacing factor 1 isoform X3, producing MAAPAVVRSSGPALCPSFAEVCSFLDRYGAVLDLPEMTFPQMERYLRDTTTVPKPLVELHVKLLRKLGRSVSSDRWEKYLAKVCQELNSTWAWELEQKGYQEMSMECKSSILKYLCECQFDDNLKFKMAINEEDPEKMRLQPIGRDRQGLLYWLQLDHEQNIRLYTEEQDDLDGSTWKCIVRTRNDLAEALELLKAQTYPNHNQDRDQTQAGSRSAVIASSGDDARRGIKPEPSVTTEENTGTMKADSIKEEKTLRQVIKQEQTQPVRQETTDAQVKEEKKDHKPPVFDNRVSTITTVIKSESRDADTLKNAVSVVMAPGVTVTKQEMSKEEEAERAVVRSNQQAKIPLKKRELKLADSYHSNHLNNNSSSSSSSSIIVCNPSVIQSKDSHGREGRLPNSLATPGGSAASQQPQQLVVTASRQELTNGRASLLLPHKEGQNGVIGIIGQVGVVGHVGVIRSPSECQRATSAEQQEQNGPSLDHRGCRAVEEEREVSRQSVLVRKGAAEGETAAAVAATASPHHTAIEAQAARNLPEAVEEKADSGSVSSLLTLGAQRQMAEDQSKKTAEEQLDMGSKTGHSSHQQKHGDLDRREERRESDHEKNKSTLGKVEFESGRTTPPLKVDQKDKKEQQDHWGDGVNGGLSSQVKVKDTGSEERQRPLEEASSEIQKEGIRLKIKIPPHRRNKLRGKGGKEEEKNREQEVQEEGRALRRSARICRSSALPTCRPSSKAAEIQKKKPQLKQALPTRTREDDEEEEEEEDDDGEQSPTSKKERKHTEAIGQIRKRKGKRRHRRPRWSNIRSKRRKLNEGGEVEDRGRKRGQEESEAGSDSEESCKSEEIPSEDACTHCGLPNHPELILLCDSCDSGYHTACLRPPLMLIPDGEWFCPPCQHKLLCEKLEEQLQNLDSALKKKERAERRRERLVYVGISVENIIPEGDEEEEEKSAKKKDSKKSKNLGRRSTRTRKHISYRFDDFDDAIDEAIEEDIRDLCGGTGRGRDISAILSEEGKESQRPIRSQGRPSRSRKKRRLNDLESDSTAVESEDEFMLSNSSEDEDFGVSGADDDEEEDEDAGSDVGSWDSRTRPRKMLKGVPKHRPTRTQHRGRKRLRRRQRRPSEEEEEDSDEDMDSDQFSDMTDCDADKKRQGLRRGQRQQVNYRETSESSDNSHTSPNRDKVKPRGRPRKEHLSSDYSDVSPSSRDSEEDDYEDEEEDDQGRTVSRRRREEDVFQRNRMREKRRRYEDVDGGHRERRRRLKRTDREVEDEGNMGRGKRRDILSQQRRKRLAQMLKKRRPSTDEDDDDDDDESESSESSSEEDRPVRKRLNRIDSDDDEEEEEEEEEEGEGKQKIKKSLAVEQRADSDAQVKVRARSPSPSNGHRTSRETGSPVVPRDNAGSDRPGRHNGPLHSQEEEDEEEEEGGQTDSLNSVQNSPQS from the exons ATGGCTGCTCCGGCGGTGGTGAGAAGCTCCGGCCCGGCGCTCTGCCCCAGCTTCGCCGAGGTCTGCTCGTTCCTGGATCGGTACGGAGCGGTGCTGGACCTGCCCGAGATGACTTTCCCGCAGATGGAGAGGTATCTGCGGGACACGACGACAG TTCCTAAGCCCCTTGTAGAGCTCCATGTGAAGCTGCTCAGAAAACTGGGGAGGTCCGTGTCTTCTGACCGCTGGGAAAAATACCTGGCTAAG GTTTGCCAGGAGCTGAACAGCACCTGGGCATGGGAGCTAGAACAGAAAGGCTATCAGGAGATGTCCATGGAGTGCAAGTCCAGCATTCTCAAA TATCTCTGTGAGTGTCAGTTTGATGACAACCTAAAGTTTAAGATGGCGATCAATGAGGAGGACCCTGAGAAGATGCGTTTGCAGCCTATAGGTCGGGACCGCCAGGGCCTCTTGTACTGGCTTCAGCTGGACCACGAGCAGAACATCCGGCTGTACACGGAGGAGCAGGACGATCTGGATGGATCCACCTGGAAATGTATCGTCAG GACCCGTAATGACCTGGCTGAGGCTCTAGAACTGCTGAAAGCCCAAACTTATCCAAACCATAATCAGGACCGGGACCAGACCCAGGCTGGCTCCAGGAGTGCCGTGATTGCCAGCTCAG GAGATGACGCCAGAAGAGGAATCAAACCGGAACCCTCCGTGAccacagaggaaaacactggTACTATGAAGGCTGACTCTATAAAGGAAGAGAAAACTCTAAGACAAG TAATAAAGCAGGAGCAGACACAGCCTGTCAGGCAGGAAACCACTGATGCTCAGgtaaaagaagagaagaaagaccACAAACCGCCTGTCTTCGATAACCGTGTGAGCACTATCACCACTGTCATCAAATCAGAATCCAGGGATGCTGACACTCTCAAAAACGCTGTGTCAGTCGTCATGGCACCAGGTGTGACGGTGACCAAACAGGAAATGAGCAAGGAAGAGGAAGCTGAACGGGCTGTCGTCAGGAGCAACCAGCAGGCTAAGATACCACTGAAGAAGAGGGAACTAAAGCTTGCTGACAGCTACCACAGCAACCACCTgaacaataacagcagcagcagcagcagcagtagtattaTTGTTTGTAACCCATCAGTCATCCAGAGCAAGGACAGTCATGGCAGAGAGGGAAGGTTACCAAACTCATTAGCGACACCTGGAGGATCAGCCGCCTCTCAACAGCCGCAGCAACTAGTAGTCACTGCTTCAAGGCAAGAGCTGACCAATGGGAGAGCGTCTCTTCTCCTGCCACACAAAGAGGGACAAAATGGAGTCATCGGGATCATAGGCCAAGTTGGTGTTGTAGGTCATGTTGGAGTCATCCGTAGCCCATCTGAGTGTCAAAGAGCCACCAGTGCTGAGCAGCAGGAACAAAATGGGCCAAGTTTAGACCACCGGGGCTGCAGAgcagtggaggaagagagggaggtgaGCCGGCAGTCAGTGCTGGTTAGGAAAGGAGCTGCTGAAGGGGAGACAGCAGCAGCCGTAGCAGCCACCGCTTCTCCTCATCATACAGCGATTGAAGCTCAGGCAGCCAGAAATCTCCCTGAAGCCGTAGAGGAGAAAGCAGATTCTGGTAGTGTCTCATCACTGTTAACACTGGGAGCCCAGAGACAGATGGCAGAGGACCAGAGTAAAAAAACTGCAGAGGAACAGTTAGACATGGGGTCAAAAACTGGTCACAGCAGTCATCAACAGAAGCATGGTGACCTGGacaggagggaagagagaagagaaagtgacCACGAAAAGAATAAAAGCACTTTAGGAAAGGTGGAATTCGAATCAGGGAGAACAACTCCACCTCTAAAAGTAGACCAGAAAGATAAAAAGGAACAGCAGGACCACTGGGGAGATGGGGTCAATGGTGGGTTGTCCTCCCAAGTGAAAGTAAAGGACACTGGTTCAGAGGAAAGGCAGCGTCCCCTGGAGGAAGCCTCCTCTGAGATCCAGAAAGAAGGAATCAGGTTGAAGATAAAGATTCCTCCTCACAGGAGAAATAAGTTGAGGGGGAAAGggggaaaagaggaagagaaaaacagggaGCAGGAGGTgcaagaggaagggagggcTCTGAGAAGATCTGCAAGGATTTGCAG ATCATCTGCTTTGCCAACCTGCAGGCCGAGTTCGAAGGCAGCTGAGATCCAGAAAAAGAAACCACAATTAAAACAGGCACTGCCCACCAGAACGAGAGAAGacgatgaagaggaagaagaagaggaagatgatgacGGCGAGCAGAGTCCAACatcaaagaaagagagaaaacacactgaagccaTTGGGCAAATTAGGAAACGAAAG GGTAAACGGAGGCATCGACGGCCCCGTTGGTCCAACATTCGTTCAAAGAGACGCAAACTGAATGAGGGAGGAGAGGtagaggacagagggaggaaacgAGGACAGGAGGAAAGTGAAGCAGGGAGTGATTCAGAGGAATCATGTAAATCAGAGGAGATTCCCAGCGAGGATGCCTGCACTCACTGTGGCCTGCCCAACCACCCTGAACTG ATCCTGCTGTGTGACTCTTGTGATAGTGGATACCACACTGCCTGTCTGCGGCCTCCACTCATGTTGATTCCAGATGGAGAGTGGTTCTGTCCGCCCTGCCAACAT aagctgctgtgtgagaaactggaggagcagctgcagaaccTGGACAGTGCGctgaagaaaaaggagagagcagAAAGGAG GAGGGAGCGGCTGGTGTACGTGGGAATCAGTGTAGAGAACATCATTCCT gagggagatgaagaggaagaggagaagtcTGCAAAGAAGAAAGATTCTAAAAAGAGTAAAAATCTGGGAAGGAGATCAACCAGAACCAGGAAACACATCAGCTACAG gTTTGATGACTTTGACGATGCCATTGATGAGGCTATAGAGGAGGACATCAGGGACCTTTGTGGTG GAACAGGAAGAGGCAGAGACATCAGCGCCATCCTGTcagaggaggggaaggagagCCAGCGGCCAATCAGAAGCCAGGGTCGTCCGTCCAGGAGCAGGAAGAAGCGGAGACTGAACGACCTGGAGAGCGACAGCACAGCAGTGGAGAGCGAGGATGAGTTCATGCTAAGTAatag CTCAGAGGATGAGGATTTTGGTGTGTCAGGggcagatgatgatgaggaggaagatgaagatgcaGGTAGCGACGTAGGCAGCTGGGACAGTAGGACCCGCCCCCGGAAGATGTTGAAAGGGGTGCCCAAACACCGACCAACCAGGACCCAGCACAGGGGCAGGAAACGGCTAAGACGACGGCAGAGACGCCcctcagaggaagaggaggaagacagtgACGAAGACATGG ACTCGGATCAGTTCAGCGACATGACCGACTGTGACGCTGACAAAAAGAGACAGGGCCTGAGGCGGGGTCAGCGGCAGCAGGTCAACTATCGCGAGACGTCAGAGTCTTCAGACAACTCCCACACCTCCCCAAACAGGGACAAGGTTAAACCTCGCGGCAGACCACGCAAAGAGCATCTCTCCAGCGACTACAGCGATG TGTCACCGTCGTCCAGAGACTCTGAGGAGGATGATtatgaggatgaagaggaagatgacCAGGGAAGGACAgtgagcaggaggagaagagaggaggacgTTTTCCAGAGAAACAggatgagagaaaagaggaggagataCGAGGACGTGGATGgtggacacagagagag GCGGAGGAGATTaaagaggacagacagagaagtgGAGGACGAGGGGAACATGGGcagggggaagaggagagacaTATTGTCCCAGCAGCGTCGCAAACGACTTGCTCAGATGCTAAAGAAACGGCGCCCTTCGACGGACGAAGACGATGACGACGACGACGATGAGTCAGAGTCGTCAGAGTCGTCATCAGAGGAGGATCGGCCAGTCCGCAAAAGACTGAACCGCATCGACTCTGATgatgacgaggaggaggaggaggaggaggaggaagagggggaggggaAACAGAAGATTAAAAAGTCTTTGGCTGTAGAGCAGAGGGCTGATAGTGATGCTCAGGTAAAAGTGAGGGCTCGAAGCCCGTCTCCGTCAAATGGACATCGGACGTCCAGAGAGACTGGGAGTCCTGTTGTGCCCAGGGACAATGCGGGATCAGACAGGCCCGGCAGGCACAACGGCCCCTTACAttcacaggaagaggaagatgaggaggaggaagagggtggCCAGACAGACTCATTAAACTCTGTGCAGAACAGTCCGCAGTCGTga
- the rsf1a gene encoding remodeling and spacing factor 1 isoform X1, protein MAAPAVVRSSGPALCPSFAEVCSFLDRYGAVLDLPEMTFPQMERYLRDTTTVPKPLVELHVKLLRKLGRSVSSDRWEKYLAKVCQELNSTWAWELEQKGYQEMSMECKSSILKYLCECQFDDNLKFKMAINEEDPEKMRLQPIGRDRQGLLYWLQLDHEQNIRLYTEEQDDLDGSTWKCIVRTRNDLAEALELLKAQTYPNHNQDRDQTQAGSRSAVIASSGDDARRGIKPEPSVTTEENTGTMKADSIKEEKTLRQVIKQEQTQPVRQETTDAQVKEEKKDHKPPVFDNRVSTITTVIKSESRDADTLKNAVSVVMAPGVTVTKQEMSKEEEAERAVVRSNQQAKIPLKKRELKLADSYHSNHLNNNSSSSSSSSIIVCNPSVIQSKDSHGREGRLPNSLATPGGSAASQQPQQLVVTASRQELTNGRASLLLPHKEGQNGVIGIIGQVGVVGHVGVIRSPSECQRATSAEQQEQNGPSLDHRGCRAVEEEREVSRQSVLVRKGAAEGETAAAVAATASPHHTAIEAQAARNLPEAVEEKADSGSVSSLLTLGAQRQMAEDQSKKTAEEQLDMGSKTGHSSHQQKHGDLDRREERRESDHEKNKSTLGKVEFESGRTTPPLKVDQKDKKEQQDHWGDGVNGGLSSQVKVKDTGSEERQRPLEEASSEIQKEGIRLKIKIPPHRRNKLRGKGGKEEEKNREQEVQEEGRALRRSARICRSSALPTCRPSSKAAEIQKKKPQLKQALPTRTREDDEEEEEEEDDDGEQSPTSKKERKHTEAIGQIRKRKGKRRHRRPRWSNIRSKRRKLNEGGEVEDRGRKRGQEESEAGSDSEESCKSEEIPSEDACTHCGLPNHPELILLCDSCDSGYHTACLRPPLMLIPDGEWFCPPCQHKLLCEKLEEQLQNLDSALKKKERAERRRERLVYVGISVENIIPEGDEEEEEKSAKKKDSKKSKNLGRRSTRTRKHISYRFDDFDDAIDEAIEEDIRDLCGGTGRGRDISAILSEEGKESQRPIRSQGRPSRSRKKRRLNDLESDSTAVESEDEFMLSNSSEDEDFGVSGADDDEEEDEDAGSDVGSWDSRTRPRKMLKGVPKHRPTRTQHRGRKRLRRRQRRPSEEEEEDSDEDMDSDQFSDMTDCDADKKRQGLRRGQRQQVNYRETSESSDNSHTSPNRDKVKPRGRPRKEHLSSDYSDVSPSSRDSEEDDYEDEEEDDQGRTVSRRRREEDVFQRNRMREKRRRYEDVDGGHRERRLKGKLLEEEEDRDKRRRLKRTDREVEDEGNMGRGKRRDILSQQRRKRLAQMLKKRRPSTDEDDDDDDDESESSESSSEEDRPVRKRLNRIDSDDDEEEEEEEEEEGEGKQKIKKSLAVEQRADSDAQVKVRARSPSPSNGHRTSRETGSPVVPRDNAGSDRPGRHNGPLHSQEEEDEEEEEGGQTDSLNSVQNSPQS, encoded by the exons ATGGCTGCTCCGGCGGTGGTGAGAAGCTCCGGCCCGGCGCTCTGCCCCAGCTTCGCCGAGGTCTGCTCGTTCCTGGATCGGTACGGAGCGGTGCTGGACCTGCCCGAGATGACTTTCCCGCAGATGGAGAGGTATCTGCGGGACACGACGACAG TTCCTAAGCCCCTTGTAGAGCTCCATGTGAAGCTGCTCAGAAAACTGGGGAGGTCCGTGTCTTCTGACCGCTGGGAAAAATACCTGGCTAAG GTTTGCCAGGAGCTGAACAGCACCTGGGCATGGGAGCTAGAACAGAAAGGCTATCAGGAGATGTCCATGGAGTGCAAGTCCAGCATTCTCAAA TATCTCTGTGAGTGTCAGTTTGATGACAACCTAAAGTTTAAGATGGCGATCAATGAGGAGGACCCTGAGAAGATGCGTTTGCAGCCTATAGGTCGGGACCGCCAGGGCCTCTTGTACTGGCTTCAGCTGGACCACGAGCAGAACATCCGGCTGTACACGGAGGAGCAGGACGATCTGGATGGATCCACCTGGAAATGTATCGTCAG GACCCGTAATGACCTGGCTGAGGCTCTAGAACTGCTGAAAGCCCAAACTTATCCAAACCATAATCAGGACCGGGACCAGACCCAGGCTGGCTCCAGGAGTGCCGTGATTGCCAGCTCAG GAGATGACGCCAGAAGAGGAATCAAACCGGAACCCTCCGTGAccacagaggaaaacactggTACTATGAAGGCTGACTCTATAAAGGAAGAGAAAACTCTAAGACAAG TAATAAAGCAGGAGCAGACACAGCCTGTCAGGCAGGAAACCACTGATGCTCAGgtaaaagaagagaagaaagaccACAAACCGCCTGTCTTCGATAACCGTGTGAGCACTATCACCACTGTCATCAAATCAGAATCCAGGGATGCTGACACTCTCAAAAACGCTGTGTCAGTCGTCATGGCACCAGGTGTGACGGTGACCAAACAGGAAATGAGCAAGGAAGAGGAAGCTGAACGGGCTGTCGTCAGGAGCAACCAGCAGGCTAAGATACCACTGAAGAAGAGGGAACTAAAGCTTGCTGACAGCTACCACAGCAACCACCTgaacaataacagcagcagcagcagcagcagtagtattaTTGTTTGTAACCCATCAGTCATCCAGAGCAAGGACAGTCATGGCAGAGAGGGAAGGTTACCAAACTCATTAGCGACACCTGGAGGATCAGCCGCCTCTCAACAGCCGCAGCAACTAGTAGTCACTGCTTCAAGGCAAGAGCTGACCAATGGGAGAGCGTCTCTTCTCCTGCCACACAAAGAGGGACAAAATGGAGTCATCGGGATCATAGGCCAAGTTGGTGTTGTAGGTCATGTTGGAGTCATCCGTAGCCCATCTGAGTGTCAAAGAGCCACCAGTGCTGAGCAGCAGGAACAAAATGGGCCAAGTTTAGACCACCGGGGCTGCAGAgcagtggaggaagagagggaggtgaGCCGGCAGTCAGTGCTGGTTAGGAAAGGAGCTGCTGAAGGGGAGACAGCAGCAGCCGTAGCAGCCACCGCTTCTCCTCATCATACAGCGATTGAAGCTCAGGCAGCCAGAAATCTCCCTGAAGCCGTAGAGGAGAAAGCAGATTCTGGTAGTGTCTCATCACTGTTAACACTGGGAGCCCAGAGACAGATGGCAGAGGACCAGAGTAAAAAAACTGCAGAGGAACAGTTAGACATGGGGTCAAAAACTGGTCACAGCAGTCATCAACAGAAGCATGGTGACCTGGacaggagggaagagagaagagaaagtgacCACGAAAAGAATAAAAGCACTTTAGGAAAGGTGGAATTCGAATCAGGGAGAACAACTCCACCTCTAAAAGTAGACCAGAAAGATAAAAAGGAACAGCAGGACCACTGGGGAGATGGGGTCAATGGTGGGTTGTCCTCCCAAGTGAAAGTAAAGGACACTGGTTCAGAGGAAAGGCAGCGTCCCCTGGAGGAAGCCTCCTCTGAGATCCAGAAAGAAGGAATCAGGTTGAAGATAAAGATTCCTCCTCACAGGAGAAATAAGTTGAGGGGGAAAGggggaaaagaggaagagaaaaacagggaGCAGGAGGTgcaagaggaagggagggcTCTGAGAAGATCTGCAAGGATTTGCAG ATCATCTGCTTTGCCAACCTGCAGGCCGAGTTCGAAGGCAGCTGAGATCCAGAAAAAGAAACCACAATTAAAACAGGCACTGCCCACCAGAACGAGAGAAGacgatgaagaggaagaagaagaggaagatgatgacGGCGAGCAGAGTCCAACatcaaagaaagagagaaaacacactgaagccaTTGGGCAAATTAGGAAACGAAAG GGTAAACGGAGGCATCGACGGCCCCGTTGGTCCAACATTCGTTCAAAGAGACGCAAACTGAATGAGGGAGGAGAGGtagaggacagagggaggaaacgAGGACAGGAGGAAAGTGAAGCAGGGAGTGATTCAGAGGAATCATGTAAATCAGAGGAGATTCCCAGCGAGGATGCCTGCACTCACTGTGGCCTGCCCAACCACCCTGAACTG ATCCTGCTGTGTGACTCTTGTGATAGTGGATACCACACTGCCTGTCTGCGGCCTCCACTCATGTTGATTCCAGATGGAGAGTGGTTCTGTCCGCCCTGCCAACAT aagctgctgtgtgagaaactggaggagcagctgcagaaccTGGACAGTGCGctgaagaaaaaggagagagcagAAAGGAG GAGGGAGCGGCTGGTGTACGTGGGAATCAGTGTAGAGAACATCATTCCT gagggagatgaagaggaagaggagaagtcTGCAAAGAAGAAAGATTCTAAAAAGAGTAAAAATCTGGGAAGGAGATCAACCAGAACCAGGAAACACATCAGCTACAG gTTTGATGACTTTGACGATGCCATTGATGAGGCTATAGAGGAGGACATCAGGGACCTTTGTGGTG GAACAGGAAGAGGCAGAGACATCAGCGCCATCCTGTcagaggaggggaaggagagCCAGCGGCCAATCAGAAGCCAGGGTCGTCCGTCCAGGAGCAGGAAGAAGCGGAGACTGAACGACCTGGAGAGCGACAGCACAGCAGTGGAGAGCGAGGATGAGTTCATGCTAAGTAatag CTCAGAGGATGAGGATTTTGGTGTGTCAGGggcagatgatgatgaggaggaagatgaagatgcaGGTAGCGACGTAGGCAGCTGGGACAGTAGGACCCGCCCCCGGAAGATGTTGAAAGGGGTGCCCAAACACCGACCAACCAGGACCCAGCACAGGGGCAGGAAACGGCTAAGACGACGGCAGAGACGCCcctcagaggaagaggaggaagacagtgACGAAGACATGG ACTCGGATCAGTTCAGCGACATGACCGACTGTGACGCTGACAAAAAGAGACAGGGCCTGAGGCGGGGTCAGCGGCAGCAGGTCAACTATCGCGAGACGTCAGAGTCTTCAGACAACTCCCACACCTCCCCAAACAGGGACAAGGTTAAACCTCGCGGCAGACCACGCAAAGAGCATCTCTCCAGCGACTACAGCGATG TGTCACCGTCGTCCAGAGACTCTGAGGAGGATGATtatgaggatgaagaggaagatgacCAGGGAAGGACAgtgagcaggaggagaagagaggaggacgTTTTCCAGAGAAACAggatgagagaaaagaggaggagataCGAGGACGTGGATGgtggacacagagagaggcgACTGAAAGGGAAACTAttagaagaggaggaggacagagacaaGCGGAGGAGATTaaagaggacagacagagaagtgGAGGACGAGGGGAACATGGGcagggggaagaggagagacaTATTGTCCCAGCAGCGTCGCAAACGACTTGCTCAGATGCTAAAGAAACGGCGCCCTTCGACGGACGAAGACGATGACGACGACGACGATGAGTCAGAGTCGTCAGAGTCGTCATCAGAGGAGGATCGGCCAGTCCGCAAAAGACTGAACCGCATCGACTCTGATgatgacgaggaggaggaggaggaggaggaggaagagggggaggggaAACAGAAGATTAAAAAGTCTTTGGCTGTAGAGCAGAGGGCTGATAGTGATGCTCAGGTAAAAGTGAGGGCTCGAAGCCCGTCTCCGTCAAATGGACATCGGACGTCCAGAGAGACTGGGAGTCCTGTTGTGCCCAGGGACAATGCGGGATCAGACAGGCCCGGCAGGCACAACGGCCCCTTACAttcacaggaagaggaagatgaggaggaggaagagggtggCCAGACAGACTCATTAAACTCTGTGCAGAACAGTCCGCAGTCGTga